The following are encoded in a window of Centroberyx gerrardi isolate f3 chromosome 1, fCenGer3.hap1.cur.20231027, whole genome shotgun sequence genomic DNA:
- the rab8b gene encoding ras-related protein Rab-8B produces MAKTYDYLFKLLLIGDSGVGKTCLLFRFSEDAFNTTFISTIGIDFKIRTIELDGKKIKLQIWDTAGQERFRTITTAYYRGAMGIMLVYDITNEKSFDNIKNWIRNIEEHASSDVERMILGNKCDMNDKRQVSKERGEKLAIDYGIKFLETSAKSSINVEEGFFTLGRDIMTRLNRKMNDNNPSGGGGPVKITESRSKKSSFFRCSLL; encoded by the exons ATGGCCAAAACGTACGACTACCTGTTCAAACTGCTGCTGATCGGTGACAGCGGCGTCGGTAAAACCTGCCTGCTGTTCCGGTTCAGCGAAGACGCCTTCAACACAACCTTCATCTCCACGATAG GAATTGACTTCAAAATCAGGACGATAGAGCTGGATGGCAAGAAAATCAAGCTTCAGATATG GGACACAGCGGGCCAGGAGAGGTTCAGGACCATCACAACAGCCTATTACAGAGGGGCCATG GGCATCATGCTGGTGTATGACATCACCAACGAGAAGTCCTTCGACAATATCAAGAACTGGATACGCAACATCGAGGAG catgcatcctCGGACGTGGAGAGAATGATCCTCGGCAACAAGTGTGACATGAACGACAAGCGACAAGTGtccaaggagagaggagaaaag TTGGCAATAGATTATGGGATTAAGTTCTTGGAAACCAGCGCCAAGTCCAGCATCAATGTGGAAGAG GGCTTTTTCACACTCGGACGAGACATCATGACGAGACTCAACAGAAAAATG AACGACAACAACCCGTCAGGAGGCGGCGGGCCGGTCAAAATCACAGAGAGCCGCTCCAAGAAGAGCAGCTTCTTCCGGTGTTCGCTGCTGTAG